Proteins co-encoded in one Deltaproteobacteria bacterium genomic window:
- a CDS encoding DUF134 domain-containing protein produces the protein MPRPRKLRFVQGGPMANAFKPIGIPAGGMDEVLLPVEGLEALRLSDLDKLDQETAAARMNVSRQTFGRILAEARELVSEALVMGKMIRIQGGSYALAGAGRWGRGGPRGRGGHRGGRGKGGF, from the coding sequence ATGCCAAGACCCAGAAAACTCCGTTTTGTACAGGGCGGACCCATGGCAAACGCATTTAAGCCCATTGGGATTCCCGCAGGGGGCATGGACGAGGTACTTCTTCCTGTTGAGGGTCTGGAGGCCCTGCGTTTAAGCGATCTTGACAAGCTGGACCAGGAAACCGCAGCCGCTCGTATGAACGTATCTCGCCAGACCTTCGGCAGAATCCTTGCTGAAGCAAGAGAGCTGGTATCCGAAGCTCTTGTGATGGGCAAGATGATAAGGATTCAAGGCGGCTCTTACGCGCTGGCCGGCGCCGGCCGGTGGGGTCGAGGCGGTCCCAGAGGTCGGGGCGGCCACAGAGGCGGACGTGGAAAAGGCGGTTTCTGA
- the rpmF gene encoding 50S ribosomal protein L32: protein MALPKRKISKSRGRKRRTHQKAKVPNPSACPQCSEPKLPHHVCSSCGYYKGRSVLETEEV, encoded by the coding sequence ATGGCATTACCAAAACGAAAAATTTCCAAATCAAGGGGCCGTAAGCGACGGACCCATCAGAAGGCAAAAGTGCCCAATCCGTCGGCCTGCCCGCAGTGCAGCGAACCCAAACTCCCGCATCACGTCTGTTCGAGTTGCGGCTACTACAAAGGCCGGTCTGTCTTGGAAACAGAAGAAGTATAA
- the fabG gene encoding 3-oxoacyl-[acyl-carrier-protein] reductase, producing the protein MNTDAKRAVVITGGSSGIGRAIGLRMAGPDTRVFFNHYDPDDANAEETVDLIERAGGRAWGARVDVASQPDVQSFFNRVLEDSGRVDVLVNNAGITKDGLLVRMKESDWDRVLAINLKGAFNCMQVAAKTMMKQRAGRIINMASVVGVMGNAGQANYTASKAGLIALTKTAAKELAQRGITVNAVAPGFIDTAMTVDLSEKVKGAMLAQVPLGRIGQPEDVAEAVAFLASDEAAYITGQVIHVNGGMYM; encoded by the coding sequence ATGAATACAGATGCAAAACGTGCGGTAGTTATCACAGGCGGGTCAAGCGGCATAGGTCGCGCCATCGGACTGCGCATGGCTGGCCCTGACACCAGGGTCTTCTTCAATCACTATGATCCTGATGATGCGAACGCTGAAGAGACGGTCGATCTCATTGAACGTGCAGGGGGAAGAGCCTGGGGAGCCCGTGTGGACGTAGCCTCACAGCCGGACGTGCAGAGCTTCTTTAATAGAGTTCTGGAGGACTCCGGTCGTGTGGATGTGCTGGTAAATAATGCGGGAATCACAAAGGACGGGCTCTTGGTCCGCATGAAGGAATCGGATTGGGATCGAGTGCTGGCCATCAATTTAAAAGGGGCGTTCAACTGCATGCAGGTGGCTGCAAAAACCATGATGAAGCAGCGGGCAGGACGCATTATCAATATGGCCTCAGTGGTAGGTGTGATGGGAAATGCGGGTCAGGCCAATTACACGGCGTCTAAAGCAGGCCTGATCGCGTTGACCAAGACAGCAGCAAAAGAACTTGCCCAGAGAGGCATTACTGTTAATGCAGTGGCCCCAGGCTTCATTGATACTGCCATGACAGTTGATCTGTCCGAAAAGGTGAAAGGAGCAATGCTGGCGCAAGTCCCGTTGGGACGCATTGGACAACCGGAAGATGTTGCTGAGGCAGTGGCTTTCCTGGCCTCGGACGAGGCGGCCTATATTACCGGACAGGTCATCCATGTGAACGGCGGCATGTATATGTAG
- the amrB gene encoding AmmeMemoRadiSam system protein B — protein MSRTPAVANMFYPGDRDQLKEQIDSFLRPVQKPKKVVAAISPHAGYMYSGGVAGAVFSQIEVPESVVILGPNHRGVGAAVALEASGTWDMPLGPVSINEDLAGLVLKASLNHKIKDDSRAHAMEHSIEVQIPFLQVLRPDVTIVPICVSHVAFHDCEEIARALVQGVRDYGKEVLLMASTDMTHYESQESARSKDRLAIERVLDLDPKGLYDTVAEHGISMCGVIPTTIVLAASKGLGASRAELVRYATSGDVTGDYAQVVGYAGFVVY, from the coding sequence ATGTCACGCACACCGGCGGTAGCGAACATGTTCTATCCTGGCGACAGAGATCAGTTAAAGGAGCAGATTGACTCTTTCTTAAGGCCAGTACAAAAGCCAAAGAAGGTGGTGGCAGCTATCTCGCCTCATGCGGGGTATATGTATTCGGGTGGGGTGGCTGGTGCGGTTTTTTCTCAAATTGAAGTTCCAGAGTCAGTCGTGATTCTGGGGCCTAACCACAGGGGCGTCGGGGCAGCCGTGGCTTTGGAGGCTTCAGGCACTTGGGATATGCCACTGGGCCCTGTTTCGATCAACGAGGACTTGGCCGGCTTAGTTCTTAAGGCGTCACTTAACCACAAGATCAAGGACGATTCTCGGGCTCACGCCATGGAACACTCTATTGAAGTCCAGATTCCCTTTCTTCAGGTCTTGAGGCCTGATGTGACCATAGTCCCTATTTGCGTCTCCCACGTGGCTTTTCATGACTGCGAAGAGATTGCACGGGCCTTGGTGCAGGGAGTCCGCGACTACGGCAAAGAAGTCCTTCTTATGGCTAGCACTGACATGACTCATTATGAGTCCCAGGAGTCTGCCCGTTCAAAAGACCGGTTGGCTATCGAGCGGGTCCTTGATTTGGATCCCAAAGGGTTATATGACACAGTGGCTGAGCACGGCATATCCATGTGTGGCGTCATTCCGACAACCATAGTGCTTGCGGCTTCTAAGGGATTAGGCGCATCCAGGGCTGAACTGGTTCGCTATGCTACATCGGGAGATGTGACCGGCGACTATGCACAGGTTGTCGGATATGCTGGATTTGTAGTGTATTAA
- a CDS encoding DUF5320 domain-containing protein, whose translation MPGFDRTGPRGEGSRTGRGLGKCSNAKANPQSQLGQGSRIRPADGMASGRGGGRSGGRGRGGGRGRGCM comes from the coding sequence ATGCCCGGTTTTGATAGAACAGGTCCACGGGGCGAAGGCTCGCGAACAGGAAGAGGATTGGGCAAGTGCAGCAATGCTAAAGCCAATCCGCAATCGCAACTGGGTCAGGGCTCAAGGATAAGACCGGCTGACGGCATGGCTTCCGGCCGTGGTGGCGGCAGGAGCGGTGGCCGAGGTCGCGGTGGCGGCCGAGGCCGTGGTTGTATGTAA
- a CDS encoding acyl-CoA dehydrogenase family protein codes for MPAYTTENRQHDLAGLDPESRQMVLDTLKLVRERLLTKEKVLDLDKKEEFPEAIIREMLGPEIGLQLLFIPEKYGGMGGGARDSCAMTRETAKICLGVATAFFAIQLGADPIMFAGTDEEKQKWLGKIVEGNSLVAYAVTEAEAGSNLAALKTRAEPVKDDSGNITGYIINGSKQFISNGGCADFLTVLAKAPEGPTFFIVEKGMEGFQPGKPEQKHGIRASNTAPLTFTDVFVPAENLLGDVPGQGLKQANMVFGHTRLVVAALGIGAAEAALDIMVRYAKERIQFGTPLSEKQGYTHKLVVPNAVRLEAAAAYMEDQATRLDAGEKDLQVEGSIAKYFGTEAGNRTAEDAIQGLGGYGYIAEYEVEKIKRDVKITCIYEGTNEIQQNIISMFRWRTSVKSKGKYYGNMADEMEALDASMPDTGAGAYALAARALNEIIMFAHSHKLTKQQYVMFCLADMMTHVEVGISMARKAQGLIEKGSPEAKKIVIMSRVFANEVADLVARNAMKILMGPGLFDKQTVSEVMRKMNHERLAESYSGLIQDMDAVADILFDRT; via the coding sequence ATGCCAGCCTATACTACAGAAAACAGACAGCATGACCTTGCCGGGCTTGACCCTGAATCAAGACAGATGGTGCTTGATACACTCAAACTTGTCAGAGAGCGACTCCTCACCAAAGAGAAGGTGCTCGACCTTGACAAAAAAGAAGAATTCCCTGAAGCCATAATCAGGGAGATGTTAGGCCCGGAAATCGGCCTCCAGCTCTTATTCATACCTGAAAAGTATGGCGGAATGGGAGGAGGCGCTAGAGATAGCTGTGCCATGACCAGAGAGACGGCTAAGATCTGCCTAGGCGTGGCAACGGCTTTTTTTGCCATTCAGCTTGGGGCAGATCCCATCATGTTTGCCGGCACTGATGAAGAGAAGCAGAAATGGCTCGGAAAAATCGTTGAGGGCAATTCTCTGGTAGCCTATGCTGTAACCGAAGCTGAGGCTGGAAGCAACTTAGCTGCCCTGAAGACCAGAGCCGAACCCGTGAAGGACGACTCGGGAAATATCACAGGGTACATAATCAACGGAAGCAAGCAGTTCATCTCAAATGGAGGATGTGCTGATTTTCTCACCGTCTTGGCCAAAGCCCCTGAAGGCCCGACCTTCTTTATTGTGGAAAAGGGCATGGAGGGTTTTCAGCCGGGCAAGCCTGAGCAAAAACACGGTATTCGGGCGTCCAACACAGCTCCCCTTACCTTCACCGACGTCTTTGTGCCGGCTGAAAATCTCTTGGGCGATGTGCCGGGCCAAGGACTGAAACAGGCCAATATGGTCTTCGGACACACAAGGCTCGTAGTGGCCGCCCTTGGTATCGGCGCAGCAGAGGCTGCCCTTGATATCATGGTCAGATACGCAAAAGAGCGAATACAGTTCGGAACCCCCCTTTCCGAAAAGCAGGGCTACACGCACAAGCTGGTTGTTCCTAACGCAGTTCGACTCGAAGCGGCCGCTGCTTACATGGAAGACCAGGCCACGAGACTGGATGCCGGAGAAAAGGACCTTCAGGTCGAAGGCTCCATTGCCAAGTATTTTGGCACTGAGGCCGGAAACCGCACCGCAGAAGATGCCATCCAGGGGCTTGGCGGATATGGATATATTGCTGAATACGAGGTTGAAAAGATCAAACGAGATGTAAAGATCACCTGCATTTACGAGGGCACAAACGAGATCCAGCAAAACATTATTAGTATGTTCAGGTGGCGGACCTCTGTCAAATCCAAAGGCAAGTACTATGGAAATATGGCAGACGAGATGGAGGCCCTGGACGCGTCCATGCCTGATACCGGGGCCGGGGCGTACGCGCTTGCAGCAAGAGCGCTGAATGAAATCATCATGTTTGCCCATAGCCACAAGCTCACTAAGCAACAGTACGTCATGTTTTGCCTGGCAGACATGATGACCCACGTTGAAGTGGGAATAAGCATGGCAAGAAAGGCCCAGGGACTCATTGAAAAAGGCTCTCCCGAGGCGAAAAAGATCGTGATCATGTCCAGAGTCTTTGCCAACGAAGTTGCCGACCTTGTTGCCAGAAATGCTATGAAGATTCTTATGGGACCGGGACTGTTTGACAAACAAACCGTATCTGAGGTGATGAGAAAGATGAATCATGAGAGACTAGCGGAAAGTTACAGTGGTCTGATACAAGACATGGATGCGGTTGCTGATATCCTGTTTGACAGGACATAG
- a CDS encoding DUF5320 family protein, with the protein MPGYDGTGPLGGGPMTGGGFGYCGTGRRPSYGLGGRAFYGGFGGRGPGFGRGRGLRRAGAQAFGYWQPLSRGPEPGLAELQQEARDLRAYLKDVEARIAEAEKASG; encoded by the coding sequence ATGCCAGGATATGATGGAACCGGCCCGCTTGGAGGGGGGCCAATGACTGGAGGCGGTTTTGGGTACTGTGGAACAGGCCGCAGACCAAGCTACGGGCTTGGCGGGCGTGCCTTTTACGGCGGATTTGGCGGTCGCGGCCCTGGCTTCGGTAGAGGCAGGGGGCTTCGCAGAGCCGGAGCGCAGGCCTTCGGCTACTGGCAACCATTGTCCCGGGGTCCTGAACCAGGACTTGCCGAACTCCAGCAGGAGGCCAGAGATTTGAGGGCCTACCTGAAGGACGTGGAAGCAAGGATCGCTGAAGCCGAAAAAGCGTCCGGGTAA
- the acpP gene encoding acyl carrier protein, whose translation MAIEEKIKKIVAEKLSVEQDEVVPEASFVDDLGADSLDLVELIMAMEEAFDIEISDEQAEKLQTVKDAINYITSHS comes from the coding sequence GTGGCTATTGAAGAGAAAATTAAGAAGATAGTTGCCGAGAAGCTCAGCGTTGAACAGGATGAGGTAGTGCCGGAAGCATCGTTTGTAGATGACCTTGGTGCAGACTCCCTTGATCTGGTCGAATTGATCATGGCCATGGAAGAGGCGTTTGATATAGAGATCTCCGACGAACAGGCCGAGAAACTTCAGACGGTCAAGGATGCCATTAACTATATAACATCTCATTCTTGA
- the orn gene encoding oligoribonuclease produces the protein MSNHLIWIDLEMTGLDPEKHVILEIASVVTDDNLEIVAEGPDIAIHHPKETLLAMEQWSKTQHTSSGLIDRVEASPYHCQKAEEMTLQFLSHYSKKGLSPLCGNSVWQDRRFLAKHMPLLNEFLHYRNIDVSSIKELVKRWYQTLPHFKKRKAHQASIDIKESIGELKYYRQRVFLP, from the coding sequence TTGGATCGACCTGGAAATGACCGGCCTGGACCCCGAAAAACATGTGATCCTTGAAATCGCCTCTGTTGTAACGGATGACAACCTGGAGATTGTGGCTGAAGGCCCCGACATAGCGATACACCATCCGAAAGAGACTCTTCTGGCCATGGAACAGTGGAGCAAGACCCAACATACGTCGTCGGGTCTTATTGATAGAGTTGAGGCCTCGCCATATCACTGCCAGAAGGCTGAAGAGATGACATTACAATTTCTTTCGCACTATTCCAAGAAAGGACTTTCTCCTTTGTGCGGGAATTCCGTGTGGCAGGACCGGCGGTTTCTGGCAAAGCATATGCCTTTGCTCAATGAATTCCTTCACTATCGCAATATCGATGTCAGCTCAATAAAAGAATTGGTCAAAAGATGGTACCAAACGCTTCCCCATTTCAAAAAGCGTAAAGCCCATCAGGCATCCATCGACATAAAGGAATCGATAGGAGAGCTGAAATATTACCGCCAGAGGGTGTTTCTGCCCTAA